The DNA sequence AGGGCCCGCACCTGGTCGATCTTGATCGCGGGCGCGCCCTCGGGGATGACGACGGTGCAGGGCGCTCCGGCGGCGCGGGCCGCGTAGGCGAGGGCCTGGCCGTGGTTGCCGGACGAGTGGGTGACCACGCCGCGGGCGCGGGCGTCGGGGGCAGCGAGGCGACGGCGTGGGTCGCGCCGCGTAGCTTGAACGACCCGACCGGCTGGAGACTCTCGGCCTTCAGCGTCAGGCCGTCGTCCCACCGGCAGGGCACAAGCGGGGTACGCAGGGCGACGCCGTCGATCGACGCGGCCGCGGCTCTGATCTCGTCGAGGGTCACCAGTCGCATGCCACCACTATGCGGGCGCCGGCCGGGGCGCCGCGCGGTCCAGTCCCGCTCCGGTGGACCGCACCGCCGACTTGAAACTGTTTCACCAAACAGCGGAGCCCCCGACACCTAGAATCGGGCAAAGCGCGCGATTCGGGGGACCGCGATGAGCAGGCACGATCCGGCCGGCAGCGACCCGACCGACCCCGCCGGCCCCGGGCCAGCCAACCAACCACCCGGACCAGCAGACCAGCCCCGGCCGGCCGGAGAGCCCGGCCCGGCCACCCCGTCCGGCGGCACTCACACCGGTCCGCCCGGCCCGGGCCCGACCTGGCCGGGCCCGACCGGCCAACAGGTCCCGACGGGCCCAGGTCCGACCGGCCCAGGTCCGACGGGCCAACAGGGCCGGCCGCCGGACTGGTCCACACCCGAGACCGCGGCGACCGCACCGCCGCTCGGCGGCGGGCAGTCTTCGTTACCGCCACCCGACCTTCCCCCACCACCCGACCTTCCGCCCCCGTACGGCCAACCCCACCAGCCGCCCCCGGAACGCCGCGGCCGGCTCGCGTTGATCATCGTGATCGTGGCCGTCGTACTGCTCTGCTGCTGCGTCGGGGTGGCGGTGAGCGCCCTGTTCTGGGGACGCGACTTCTATGACGATGCGCGCGACCGCGGTGGCCGTACCGTCGGGCTTAACCAGCCGGCCCGCGATGGCGACCTGGAGTTCCGGGTGATCGGTCTCGAGTGCGGCATCGGCCGCATCGGCGACCTGTTCGTCAACCAGAGCGCCGTCGGCCAGTTCTGCCTGGTCGACCTGGTGGTACGCAACGTCGGCGACCGCCCGGCGACGTTCTCCGACAACCTCCAGAAGGCGTACGGCCCGACGGACAAGCAGTTCGGCGCGGACAGTGGTGCCGGGGCGCTCGCCAACATCGACCAGCAGGTCTTCCCCGATCAGCTCAATCCCGGCAACCAGGTCACCGGCGTGGTCGTCTACGACATCCCGCCGGATGCCCGGATCGTCCGCCTCCGGCTGCACAGCGCGAAAGGCTCGCCCGGGGTGACCGTCCGTACCGAGTGACGTCAGCGGCGCCGGACGGCGACGACGGCGATGTCGTCGTGGATCTCGGGAGCGGCCAGCTCGACCAGCAGCCGTTCGGAGAACCGGTCGAGGTCGGCGTCGACCGTTGCCGCGCAGGTGGCCAGGGCCCGCAGCCCCTCGTCGATGTCGGCGTCGCGCCGCTCGATGAGCCCGTCGGTGTAGAGGACCAGAGTCGCCCCGGGTGGCAGGGTGAACTCGAGGTCGTCGGGACGCCGGGCCCGTACGCCGAGCAGCGGCGCCCGGCGCTCCAGGTAGTCGACCCCGCGATCGGTCACCAGCAGCGGCGGGAGATGGCCGGCGCTGGCCATCCGGACCCGCCCGGTGGCCGGGTCGAGCAACAGCAGGCAGACCGTGGCCAGCTCACCGGGAAGCAGGGTACGCAGCAGTTCGTCGACGCGTTCGAGGACGGCCCCGGCTGGTGGCCCTCGACCGCGTACGCCCGGACGGCATGCCGCACCTCGGCCATGACCGTCGCGGCGTGCAGCGAGTGGCCGGCGACGTCGCCGATCGCGACGAGCAACTGCCCGCCGATCATCGCGAGCTCGTAGAAGTCGCCACCGATCTCGGTCTGCGCGCTCGCGGGCTCGTAGCGTACGGCGAGGTCCAGGCCGGCGATCTCGGGTATGCGGCGGGGCAGGAGGCTGCGTTGCAGGGTGACCGCGATGCG is a window from the Polymorphospora rubra genome containing:
- a CDS encoding DUF4352 domain-containing protein, with product MAVVLLCCCVGVAVSALFWGRDFYDDARDRGGRTVGLNQPARDGDLEFRVIGLECGIGRIGDLFVNQSAVGQFCLVDLVVRNVGDRPATFSDNLQKAYGPTDKQFGADSGAGALANIDQQVFPDQLNPGNQVTGVVVYDIPPDARIVRLRLHSAKGSPGVTVRTE